A part of Labrys wisconsinensis genomic DNA contains:
- a CDS encoding N-formylglutamate amidohydrolase, whose product MAGASPAGWPAPVEAVNEAGASDFVLVCEHAANHVPADYGGLGLPAAELARHIAWDIGAGAVTRALARRLDAPAFLGTASRLLVDLNRPLDAPSSMPVRSEATDIPGNAELTEAERAHRARLVFEPFHAAVARHLDHRAAAGRRTLLLAVHSFTPVFHGLARPWHAGVLFGESRAFGEALIAALAREAGLSVGANVPYVISREEDYTIPVHGHDRGIPAVLLEIRQDLLASDDGIAAWVDRLAAVLPGLAAQSSAVVP is encoded by the coding sequence ATGGCGGGCGCGAGCCCGGCCGGCTGGCCGGCGCCGGTCGAGGCCGTCAACGAGGCCGGCGCCTCGGATTTCGTGCTGGTCTGCGAGCACGCCGCGAACCACGTCCCGGCTGACTATGGCGGGCTCGGCCTGCCGGCGGCGGAGCTCGCCCGCCACATCGCCTGGGACATCGGCGCCGGCGCGGTGACGCGCGCCCTGGCGCGTCGCCTCGATGCGCCCGCCTTCCTCGGCACCGCGTCGCGCCTGCTGGTCGATCTCAACCGGCCGCTCGACGCGCCGTCCAGCATGCCGGTGCGCTCCGAGGCCACGGATATCCCGGGCAATGCCGAGCTGACCGAGGCCGAGCGGGCCCACCGCGCCCGCCTCGTCTTCGAGCCCTTCCACGCCGCCGTGGCGCGCCACCTCGACCACCGCGCGGCCGCCGGCCGCCGGACGCTCCTCCTCGCCGTGCATTCCTTCACGCCGGTGTTCCACGGCCTCGCCCGCCCCTGGCATGCCGGGGTGCTGTTCGGCGAATCCCGCGCCTTCGGCGAGGCGCTGATCGCGGCTCTCGCCCGCGAGGCCGGGCTGAGCGTGGGCGCCAACGTGCCCTATGTCATCAGCCGCGAGGAGGACTACACCATCCCGGTGCATGGCCACGACCGCGGCATCCCGGCCGTGCTGCTGGAGATCCGGCAGGACCTGCTCGCCTCGGACGACGGCATCGCCGCCTGGGTCGACCGCCTGGCCGCGGTGCTGCCGGGCCTGGCCGCGCAAAGCTCGGCGGTCGTGCCCTGA
- a CDS encoding VOC family protein: MTERLDHCIRFGRIAATLPVRDMARAHAFYTQVLGFTKTFENGTPARFMILRRDAAELHLTLQESYEAAPFPVAHLMVEDVDALHRICTARGIAIVKGLRDEDFGLRAFVFADPDGNRIDVGQPL, encoded by the coding sequence GTGACCGAACGGCTCGACCACTGCATCCGCTTCGGACGGATCGCCGCGACGCTTCCGGTTCGCGACATGGCGAGGGCGCATGCTTTCTACACGCAGGTGCTCGGCTTCACGAAGACCTTCGAGAACGGCACCCCGGCGCGCTTCATGATCCTGAGGCGCGATGCGGCCGAGCTGCACCTGACCCTGCAGGAGAGCTACGAAGCCGCACCCTTCCCGGTGGCGCATCTGATGGTCGAGGACGTCGACGCGCTGCACCGCATCTGCACGGCGCGCGGCATCGCGATCGTCAAGGGCCTGCGCGACGAGGATTTCGGCTTGCGGGCCTTCGTCTTCGCGGATCCCGACGGCAACCGGATCGACGTCGGCCAGCCGCTCTGA
- a CDS encoding alpha/beta fold hydrolase: protein MSEREIGWSTGGAALRLGLDEEGAGPAVLLLPALSSISTRAEMRPLARRLAPGFRTLGVDWPGFGDRPRPRLDWSPDLLSRFLAEVIAGTGPLAAIVAAGHAATYALRHLAAHPGSAGRLVLVAPTWRGPLPTMMGGPRPWFARIRAALDAPVLGPMLYAANLSRFVVERMAREHVYSDPAFLDAARLAEKRGVTTAPGARHASVRFVTGALDRVGEREAFLALLRGAGVPVLLVHGAETPPRSRAEMEAAAAVPGVAAVQLPRGKLGLHEEFADAVGAEILAFLSGR, encoded by the coding sequence ATGAGCGAGCGTGAGATCGGCTGGTCGACGGGCGGCGCGGCGCTCCGCCTCGGCCTCGACGAGGAGGGCGCGGGACCGGCGGTGCTGCTCCTGCCGGCGCTGAGCTCGATCTCCACCCGCGCCGAGATGCGCCCGCTCGCCCGCCGGCTCGCGCCTGGGTTTCGCACCCTCGGCGTCGACTGGCCGGGCTTCGGCGACCGGCCGCGGCCGCGGCTCGACTGGTCGCCCGACCTGCTCTCGCGCTTCCTGGCTGAAGTGATCGCCGGGACCGGGCCGCTCGCCGCCATCGTCGCGGCCGGCCATGCGGCGACCTATGCGCTCCGCCATCTCGCCGCCCATCCCGGCAGCGCCGGCCGCCTGGTCCTGGTGGCGCCGACCTGGCGCGGGCCGCTGCCGACCATGATGGGCGGACCGCGCCCCTGGTTCGCCCGCATCCGCGCCGCCCTGGACGCGCCGGTGCTCGGGCCGATGCTCTATGCCGCCAATCTCAGCCGCTTCGTGGTGGAGCGCATGGCGCGCGAGCACGTCTACAGCGATCCCGCCTTCCTCGATGCGGCGCGTCTTGCCGAGAAGCGTGGCGTGACCACGGCGCCGGGCGCCCGCCACGCTTCGGTGCGCTTCGTCACCGGCGCGCTCGACCGCGTCGGCGAGCGCGAGGCCTTCCTGGCGCTGCTCCGCGGCGCCGGCGTGCCGGTGCTCCTCGTCCATGGTGCCGAGACGCCGCCGCGCTCCCGCGCCGAGATGGAGGCGGCCGCCGCCGTCCCGGGCGTCGCCGCGGTGCAGCTGCCGCGCGGCAAGCTCGGCCTCCACGAGGAGTTCGCCGATGCGGTCGGCGCCGAGATCCTGGCTTTCCTCTCCGGCAGATGA
- a CDS encoding alpha-hydroxy acid oxidase: MTRPITSIEDLRLLAKRRVPRMFYDYADSGSWTESTYRANEADFGKIRFRQRVAVDMRDRSLATTLLGQPVAMPLALAPTGLTGMQHADGEILAARAAAAAGVPFTLSTMSICSIEDVAENTDKPFWFQLYVMRDRDFVGNLIDRAKAAGCSALMLTLDLQILGQRHKDIRNGLSAPPRLTIPNLINLATKPRWCLGMLGTQRRTFRNIAGHAKGVTNLSSLSSWTAEQFDPALSWDDVKWIRDRWGGKLILKGILDPEDAELAARSGADALVVSNHGGRQLDGALSSIEALAPIVAAVGDRIEVMMDGGVRSGQDVLKAIAMGARGVLIGRAFLYGLGAMGEAGVKLSLDIIRKELDVSMALCGLRDIRQVTDAILASRGGM; encoded by the coding sequence ATGACGCGCCCGATCACCTCCATCGAAGACCTGCGCCTCCTCGCCAAGCGCCGCGTGCCGCGCATGTTCTACGACTATGCCGATTCCGGCTCCTGGACCGAGAGCACCTACCGCGCCAACGAGGCCGATTTCGGCAAGATCAGGTTCCGCCAGCGCGTCGCCGTCGACATGCGCGACCGCAGCCTCGCCACGACCTTGCTCGGCCAGCCCGTCGCCATGCCGCTCGCCCTGGCGCCGACCGGGCTGACCGGCATGCAGCATGCCGACGGCGAGATCCTGGCCGCCCGGGCCGCGGCCGCCGCCGGCGTGCCGTTCACGCTCTCGACCATGAGCATCTGCTCGATCGAGGACGTGGCGGAGAACACCGACAAGCCGTTCTGGTTCCAGCTCTACGTCATGCGCGACCGCGACTTCGTCGGCAACCTGATCGACCGGGCCAAGGCGGCAGGCTGCTCGGCCCTGATGCTGACGCTCGACCTGCAGATCCTCGGCCAGCGCCACAAGGACATCCGCAACGGCCTCAGCGCCCCGCCGCGCCTGACCATCCCCAACCTGATCAACCTCGCCACCAAGCCGCGCTGGTGCCTGGGCATGCTGGGCACGCAGCGGCGGACCTTCCGCAACATTGCCGGCCATGCCAAGGGCGTGACCAACCTCTCCTCGCTGTCGTCCTGGACGGCCGAGCAGTTCGACCCTGCGCTCAGCTGGGACGACGTCAAATGGATTAGGGATCGCTGGGGCGGCAAGCTGATCCTCAAGGGCATCCTCGATCCCGAGGACGCCGAGCTCGCGGCGCGCAGCGGCGCCGACGCACTGGTCGTCTCCAACCATGGCGGCCGCCAGCTCGACGGCGCCCTGTCCTCGATCGAGGCGCTGGCGCCGATCGTCGCCGCCGTCGGCGACCGCATCGAGGTCATGATGGATGGCGGCGTGCGCTCCGGCCAGGACGTGCTCAAGGCGATCGCCATGGGCGCGCGCGGCGTGCTCATCGGCCGCGCCTTCCTCTACGGCCTCGGCGCCATGGGCGAAGCGGGCGTCAAGCTCAGCCTCGACATCATCCGCAAGGAGCTCGACGTCTCCATGGCCCTGTGCGGCCTGCGCGACATCCGGCAGGTGACGGACGCCATCCTGGCATCGCGGGGCGGGATGTAG
- a CDS encoding aldehyde dehydrogenase family protein: MNAIVRNVIGGRHSAPGGSERYRAINPARLDDIVADYAFSSAADVEAAVEAARRALRPWRETSAIARGEILTKAGIALRARAKDFGALMSREMGKPLAEAIGEVDYAGKVLQFYGAEAQRPAGETLQSGRPNVHYYTVREPIGVVGAITPWNFPFSIACWKLGPALVSGNTVVWKPAPHHPGCSQAVLDMLVEAGLPEGVVNLVHGGAETGGAIVADARIAGVSFTGSTPVGQAIYRQVSGRLARAQCEMGGKNALYVHAEADLDKAVMLTVEGAFRSAGQKCTATSRVLVDAAIEAAFTEKLLARVAEIRAGDPFDAATFLGPVVDERQFAKVRGHIGAAISAGQRLLAGGAEAPVDNGYFVAPTVFGAVAADAPIAREEIFGPVVALIPVGGLEAAVETVNGTDYGLSATIVTRDLEAAHRFARSVETGVVGVNLPTAGVELHAPFGGWKGSGLGVPEQGLKILDFYTKWRSVAMQFA; this comes from the coding sequence ATGAACGCTATCGTCCGCAACGTCATCGGCGGTCGCCACAGCGCGCCCGGCGGCAGCGAGCGCTACCGCGCCATCAATCCGGCCAGGCTCGACGACATCGTCGCCGACTATGCCTTCTCCTCCGCCGCCGACGTCGAGGCAGCGGTCGAGGCGGCGCGGCGCGCCCTGCGTCCCTGGCGCGAGACCTCGGCCATCGCGAGAGGCGAGATCCTGACCAAGGCCGGCATCGCCCTGCGCGCCCGCGCCAAGGACTTCGGCGCCCTGATGAGCCGCGAGATGGGCAAGCCGCTGGCCGAGGCGATCGGCGAGGTCGACTATGCCGGCAAGGTGCTGCAGTTCTACGGGGCCGAGGCGCAGCGCCCGGCCGGCGAGACGCTGCAGTCCGGCCGGCCCAACGTGCATTACTACACGGTGCGCGAGCCGATCGGCGTGGTCGGCGCCATCACGCCCTGGAACTTCCCCTTCTCCATCGCCTGCTGGAAGCTCGGCCCCGCCCTGGTCAGCGGCAACACCGTTGTGTGGAAGCCGGCGCCGCATCATCCCGGCTGCTCGCAGGCGGTGCTCGACATGCTGGTCGAGGCCGGCCTGCCCGAAGGCGTGGTCAACCTGGTGCATGGCGGCGCCGAGACCGGCGGCGCGATCGTCGCCGACGCCCGTATCGCCGGCGTCTCCTTCACCGGCTCGACGCCGGTCGGCCAGGCGATCTATCGCCAGGTCTCCGGCCGGCTCGCCCGCGCCCAGTGCGAGATGGGCGGCAAGAACGCGCTTTATGTCCATGCTGAGGCCGATCTCGACAAGGCGGTGATGCTCACCGTCGAAGGCGCCTTCCGCAGCGCCGGCCAGAAATGCACCGCGACGAGCCGCGTCCTGGTCGATGCCGCGATCGAGGCCGCCTTCACGGAGAAGCTGCTGGCGCGCGTCGCCGAGATCCGGGCCGGCGACCCCTTCGACGCCGCGACCTTCCTCGGGCCGGTGGTCGACGAGCGGCAGTTCGCCAAGGTGCGCGGCCATATCGGCGCGGCCATATCGGCCGGCCAGCGCCTGCTCGCCGGCGGCGCCGAGGCGCCGGTCGACAACGGCTATTTCGTCGCCCCGACCGTGTTCGGCGCCGTGGCCGCCGATGCGCCCATCGCCCGCGAGGAGATTTTCGGCCCGGTGGTGGCGCTGATCCCGGTCGGCGGTCTCGAGGCGGCGGTCGAGACGGTGAACGGCACCGATTACGGCCTCAGCGCCACCATCGTCACCCGCGACCTCGAAGCGGCGCATCGCTTCGCCCGCTCGGTGGAGACCGGCGTCGTCGGCGTCAACCTGCCGACCGCCGGCGTCGAGCTGCACGCGCCCTTCGGCGGCTGGAAGGGCTCGGGCCTCGGCGTGCCGGAGCAGGGCCTGAAGATCCTCGACTTCTACACGAAGTGGCGCAGCGTCGCGATGCAGTTCGCCTGA
- a CDS encoding GMC family oxidoreductase has product MNPYDYAIIGGGAAGAVLAARLSEESRFRIVLIEAGPDTPPGEEPADILDSYPIVAYFNRAYHWQNLQVHLMDPEIRSAPPRRYEQAKVMGGGTSINGMFAFRGLPWDFAGWAERGAEGWAWDDVLPYYRKLERDMTFGATPLHGGDGPMPIRRIPRQDWSPFTQAAARALEGFGYSDIGDHNGDPSDGFFPMSINNPDGTRMSTARAYLTREVRARANLTILAGAEARGLVFDGNKASGVVVREAAGERTIGANEVIVCAGAMQTPPMLMRAGIGPAAHLKEHGIAVRADRRGVGANLQDHPMVALAAYLRPGNRLPPTMRRHIQMGFRYSSGVADTTPGDMFILPSNRAAWHPLGKRLASILVCVNRPYSTGLVRLTGSSPDDAPFVNFRQLSDERDLVRLEDGMKRLWSIISAPAMKGVIAEVFPASFSERVRKLGAVNRKNWFLTLIAAGVMSTGSLARKAMIESVISPDASVRGLMASGNALREWIVENACGSWHASGTCRLGRADDPDAVVDPQARVIGVDGLRVVDASIMPSVVSANTMLTTIMAAEKVADAIKAGR; this is encoded by the coding sequence ATGAACCCCTACGACTACGCCATCATCGGCGGCGGCGCCGCCGGCGCCGTGCTCGCCGCCCGCCTTTCGGAAGAATCGCGCTTCCGCATCGTGCTGATCGAGGCCGGGCCGGACACGCCGCCCGGCGAGGAGCCGGCCGACATCCTCGATTCCTATCCGATCGTCGCCTATTTCAACCGCGCCTATCATTGGCAGAACCTGCAGGTCCACCTGATGGACCCGGAGATCCGCTCGGCCCCGCCGCGGCGCTACGAGCAGGCCAAGGTGATGGGCGGCGGCACCAGCATCAACGGCATGTTCGCCTTCCGCGGCCTGCCCTGGGATTTCGCGGGATGGGCCGAGCGCGGCGCCGAGGGTTGGGCCTGGGACGACGTCCTGCCCTATTACCGCAAGCTCGAGCGCGACATGACCTTCGGCGCGACGCCGCTGCATGGCGGCGACGGGCCGATGCCGATCCGCCGCATCCCGCGCCAGGACTGGTCGCCCTTCACGCAGGCCGCCGCCCGGGCCCTGGAGGGCTTCGGCTACAGCGACATCGGCGACCATAACGGCGACCCCAGCGACGGCTTCTTCCCGATGTCGATCAACAATCCCGACGGCACGCGCATGTCGACCGCGCGGGCCTATCTCACCCGCGAGGTGCGGGCCCGGGCGAACCTGACCATTCTGGCGGGAGCCGAGGCGCGCGGCCTGGTCTTCGACGGCAACAAGGCCTCGGGCGTGGTGGTGCGCGAGGCCGCGGGCGAACGGACGATCGGCGCGAACGAGGTGATCGTCTGTGCCGGCGCCATGCAGACCCCGCCGATGCTGATGCGGGCCGGCATCGGCCCGGCCGCGCATCTCAAGGAGCACGGCATCGCGGTCCGGGCCGACCGGCGCGGCGTCGGCGCCAACCTGCAGGACCACCCGATGGTGGCGCTCGCCGCCTATCTCCGCCCCGGCAACCGGCTGCCGCCGACCATGCGCCGCCATATCCAGATGGGCTTTCGCTACTCCTCCGGCGTGGCGGACACCACGCCGGGCGACATGTTCATCCTGCCCTCGAACCGCGCCGCCTGGCACCCGCTCGGCAAGCGCCTCGCCTCGATCCTGGTCTGCGTCAACCGGCCCTATTCGACCGGCCTGGTGCGCCTGACGGGCTCCAGCCCCGACGACGCGCCCTTCGTCAATTTCCGCCAGCTCTCCGACGAGCGCGACCTCGTGCGGCTGGAGGACGGCATGAAGCGGCTGTGGAGCATCATCTCCGCTCCGGCCATGAAGGGCGTGATCGCCGAGGTGTTCCCCGCCAGCTTCTCCGAGCGGGTGCGCAAGCTCGGCGCGGTCAACCGCAAGAACTGGTTCCTGACCCTGATCGCCGCGGGCGTGATGAGCACCGGATCCCTGGCGCGCAAGGCCATGATCGAGAGCGTGATCAGCCCCGACGCCAGCGTGCGCGGCCTGATGGCCTCCGGCAACGCGCTGCGCGAGTGGATCGTCGAGAACGCCTGCGGCAGCTGGCACGCCAGCGGCACCTGCCGGCTCGGCCGGGCCGACGACCCGGATGCGGTGGTCGATCCGCAGGCGCGCGTCATCGGCGTCGACGGCCTGCGCGTGGTCGACGCCTCGATCATGCCGAGCGTCGTCAGCGCCAACACCATGCTCACCACCATCATGGCCGCCGAGAAGGTGGCCGACGCCATCAAGGCCGGGCGGTGA
- a CDS encoding aldehyde dehydrogenase family protein has protein sequence MSDSFDPNTLDVSADHVIAGCRVARGGAEVPVLRPSDHAGIGVIRDAGEAIVDEAVRAADVALRSSGWASANPLERAAVLRRWADLVEARRIELARLESATSTRPIAETLARDVIRAAGAIRYFAEFADKIEGTVVGTGPDDTCMVVAEPYGIVASITAWNFPLINAVWKSAPALAAGNAVVLKPSELTPFSAARLAELAVEAGLPAGLFNVVQGLGATTGSALVRHPLVRKVTFTGSTATGARIMADAAATGTKPVTLELGGKSPQLVLEDVRDLGPVATHVANGFLANAGQVCTAGSRLIVPRRRADELIERVAGLAAARRPGPTWEDGSTLSPIVSERQAQRIERLLAETLAAGAEVVTGGRRVSTRNAGATFEPTILRNVGEDSVGFREEFFGPVLAVYPYDDEEQGIAMANHPLYALAASVYTDDARKALAVPRRIEAGTVWINTHGRQPGYGHPQGGFNHSGFGKEMGRAGLESFVRRKTLWHSHG, from the coding sequence ATGTCCGACAGCTTCGATCCCAACACGCTCGACGTTTCTGCCGACCACGTCATCGCCGGATGCCGCGTGGCGCGCGGCGGCGCCGAGGTGCCGGTCCTGCGTCCCTCCGACCATGCCGGGATCGGCGTCATCCGCGACGCCGGCGAGGCGATCGTCGACGAGGCGGTGCGGGCCGCCGACGTGGCGCTGCGCAGCTCGGGCTGGGCGAGCGCCAATCCGCTGGAGCGCGCCGCGGTGCTGCGCCGCTGGGCCGATCTGGTCGAAGCCCGTCGCATCGAGCTCGCCCGGCTCGAATCCGCCACCTCGACCCGCCCGATCGCCGAGACCCTCGCCCGCGACGTCATCCGCGCCGCCGGCGCCATCCGCTACTTCGCCGAGTTCGCCGACAAGATCGAGGGCACGGTGGTCGGCACCGGGCCTGATGACACCTGCATGGTGGTGGCCGAGCCCTACGGGATCGTCGCCTCGATCACCGCCTGGAACTTCCCGCTGATCAACGCGGTGTGGAAGTCGGCCCCGGCGCTCGCCGCCGGCAATGCCGTGGTGCTGAAGCCCTCCGAGCTCACGCCGTTCTCGGCGGCGCGCCTCGCCGAGCTCGCGGTCGAGGCCGGCCTGCCCGCCGGCCTGTTCAACGTGGTCCAGGGCCTCGGCGCCACCACCGGCTCGGCGCTGGTGCGCCATCCCCTCGTCCGCAAGGTCACCTTCACCGGCTCGACCGCCACGGGCGCCAGGATCATGGCCGATGCGGCGGCGACCGGCACCAAGCCGGTGACGCTGGAGCTCGGCGGCAAGTCGCCCCAGCTGGTGCTGGAGGACGTGCGCGACCTCGGCCCCGTCGCCACCCATGTCGCCAACGGCTTCCTCGCCAATGCCGGCCAGGTCTGCACCGCGGGATCGCGGCTGATCGTGCCGCGCCGGCGCGCCGACGAGCTGATCGAGCGCGTCGCCGGCCTCGCCGCGGCCCGGCGCCCGGGCCCGACCTGGGAAGACGGCTCGACCCTGTCGCCGATCGTCTCGGAGCGGCAGGCGCAGCGCATCGAGCGCCTGCTCGCCGAGACGCTTGCGGCCGGCGCCGAGGTCGTCACCGGCGGGCGGCGCGTCAGCACACGCAATGCCGGCGCGACCTTCGAGCCGACCATCCTCAGGAATGTCGGCGAGGACAGCGTCGGCTTCCGCGAGGAGTTCTTCGGCCCCGTCCTCGCCGTCTATCCCTATGACGACGAGGAGCAGGGCATCGCCATGGCGAACCATCCGCTCTATGCGCTGGCCGCCAGCGTCTACACCGACGACGCCCGCAAGGCGCTCGCCGTGCCCCGCCGCATCGAGGCCGGCACGGTCTGGATCAACACCCATGGCCGCCAGCCCGGCTACGGCCATCCCCAGGGCGGCTTCAACCATTCCGGCTTCGGCAAGGAGATGGGGCGGGCGGGGCTGGAAAGCTTCGTGCGCCGCAAGACCCTCTGGCACTCGCACGGCTGA
- a CDS encoding proline racemase family protein: MRSTRIIQGIDSHTAGCPLRLITSGFGPIRGKTMVEKRADLMTRDELRQLVLFEPRGSFNMPAAVLTEACSPDADIGMIILEPDTYPPMCGHCAMAVATIAVEAGYIKAVEGETLVRLDTPAGVVPARVAVENGRAVSVTLEMPASFLYRRDVMLETPSFGRVRGDIAFGGDFYLLVEAADLGLDLVPEQAWQLVGAAAELRAALKDVPVQHPTMTHINEIYQIELIGPGNGTTSDARNVVVCPPTVIDRSPCGTGTASRMAMLHGLGRMKAGDTLRHAGILDTVFTGRITGETRLAETPAITCTVTGSAYLTGTFNFLLDPHDPFQAGFRLTGV, encoded by the coding sequence ATGCGATCCACACGCATCATCCAGGGCATCGACAGCCACACCGCAGGCTGCCCACTCCGCCTGATCACCTCGGGCTTCGGCCCGATCCGCGGCAAGACCATGGTGGAGAAGCGCGCCGACCTGATGACCCGCGACGAGCTGCGCCAGCTCGTCCTGTTCGAGCCGCGCGGCAGCTTCAACATGCCGGCCGCCGTGCTGACCGAGGCCTGCTCGCCCGACGCCGATATCGGCATGATCATCCTGGAGCCGGACACCTATCCGCCGATGTGCGGCCATTGCGCCATGGCCGTGGCAACGATCGCGGTCGAGGCCGGCTACATCAAGGCGGTGGAGGGCGAGACGCTGGTGCGGCTCGACACGCCGGCCGGCGTGGTGCCGGCCCGCGTCGCGGTCGAGAACGGGCGCGCGGTCTCGGTGACGCTCGAAATGCCCGCCTCCTTCCTCTACCGCCGCGACGTGATGCTGGAGACGCCGAGCTTCGGCCGGGTGCGCGGCGACATCGCCTTCGGCGGCGATTTCTACCTCCTGGTCGAGGCGGCCGATCTCGGCCTCGACCTCGTTCCCGAGCAGGCCTGGCAGCTGGTCGGCGCCGCGGCGGAGCTGCGCGCCGCCCTCAAGGACGTGCCGGTGCAGCATCCGACCATGACCCATATCAACGAGATCTACCAGATCGAGCTGATCGGGCCCGGCAACGGCACCACCTCGGACGCGCGCAACGTCGTGGTCTGCCCGCCGACCGTGATCGACCGCTCGCCCTGCGGCACCGGCACCGCCTCGCGCATGGCGATGCTGCACGGCCTCGGCCGGATGAAGGCCGGCGACACGCTGCGGCATGCCGGCATCCTCGACACCGTCTTCACCGGCCGGATCACCGGCGAGACCAGGCTGGCCGAAACGCCGGCCATCACCTGCACGGTGACGGGCAGCGCCTATCTCACCGGCACCTTCAACTTCCTCCTCGACCCGCACGACCCGTTCCAGGCGGGATTCCGCCTGACGGGCGTGTGA
- the dapA gene encoding 4-hydroxy-tetrahydrodipicolinate synthase, translating into MTNPDWRGIHSVLVTPFKADGAIDFARFEALVEANIANGADGVIVCGSTGEFYTMTVEERDALFKATVAAAAGRVPVLAGVSDLRTDVVLDLCHRAETAGCNGILALPPIYAVPDEREVDHFYRAVAGASGLPVMLYNSPRRIGVNIGPDQVARLAELPTVAAIKDSSGDIVQVTELARRVGDRLSVFVGYETMIRAALPVGAVGVVAMAHQLSGRLVRRYFDACAAGDKATADRLEPALFAIYRCFKTGSYYAGIKATMNALGQPVGAPREPLLPFTEAQQAKVAAILAEARVADAIRSLA; encoded by the coding sequence ATGACCAATCCCGACTGGCGGGGCATCCACAGCGTCCTCGTCACGCCCTTCAAGGCCGACGGCGCCATCGACTTCGCGCGCTTCGAGGCGCTGGTCGAGGCCAACATCGCCAACGGCGCCGACGGCGTCATCGTCTGCGGCAGCACCGGCGAGTTCTACACCATGACGGTGGAGGAGCGCGACGCGCTGTTCAAGGCGACGGTGGCGGCCGCCGCTGGCCGCGTGCCGGTGCTGGCCGGCGTCTCGGACCTGCGCACCGATGTGGTCCTCGACCTCTGCCACCGGGCCGAGACGGCGGGCTGCAACGGCATTCTCGCCCTGCCGCCGATCTACGCCGTCCCGGACGAGCGCGAGGTCGATCATTTCTACCGGGCCGTGGCCGGCGCCTCCGGCCTGCCGGTCATGCTCTACAACAGCCCGCGCCGCATCGGCGTCAATATCGGCCCCGACCAGGTCGCCCGGCTCGCCGAGCTGCCGACGGTGGCGGCGATCAAGGATTCCTCCGGCGACATCGTGCAGGTGACCGAGCTCGCCCGCCGCGTCGGCGACCGGCTCTCGGTCTTCGTCGGCTACGAGACCATGATCCGCGCCGCCCTGCCCGTCGGCGCCGTCGGCGTCGTCGCCATGGCCCACCAGCTCTCCGGCCGCCTGGTCCGGCGCTATTTCGACGCCTGCGCCGCCGGCGACAAGGCCACCGCCGACCGTCTGGAGCCGGCGCTGTTCGCCATCTACCGCTGCTTCAAGACCGGCAGCTACTACGCCGGCATCAAGGCGACGATGAACGCGCTCGGCCAGCCCGTCGGCGCCCCGCGCGAGCCGCTCCTGCCCTTCACCGAGGCCCAGCAGGCCAAGGTCGCCGCCATCCTGGCCGAGGCGCGCGTCGCCGACGCCATCCGCTCGCTCGCCTGA
- a CDS encoding amino acid ABC transporter ATP-binding protein, with amino-acid sequence MTEPNPAATPLVEIAGLRKSFGPVEILKGIDLTVRRGEVVALVGSSGSGKTTLLRCVNLLETPSSGRITVEGKPFFERSGGEDRAGLPRKAINAMRSRIGMVFQHFNLFPHMSVLGNVMEGPRTVKGEADASNRARAMDLLAKVGMAGFADRRPDQLSGGQKQRVSIARALNMQPMLMLFDEPTSALDPELVGEVLKTMIALAREGTTMLVVTHELGFALEVADRVVFLDAGTIAADGPPREVLIHPPTERIRAFVNRFHETAELMKPLMG; translated from the coding sequence ATGACCGAGCCCAATCCCGCCGCGACCCCGCTGGTCGAGATCGCCGGCCTGCGCAAGTCCTTCGGCCCGGTTGAGATCCTCAAGGGGATCGACCTCACCGTGCGCCGCGGCGAGGTCGTCGCCCTGGTCGGCTCCTCCGGCTCGGGCAAGACGACGCTGCTGCGCTGCGTCAACCTCCTGGAGACGCCCTCCAGCGGCCGCATCACGGTCGAGGGCAAGCCGTTCTTCGAGCGCAGCGGCGGCGAGGACCGGGCCGGCCTGCCGCGCAAGGCGATCAACGCCATGCGCAGCCGCATCGGCATGGTGTTCCAGCATTTCAACCTGTTCCCGCACATGAGCGTGCTCGGCAACGTCATGGAGGGCCCGCGCACGGTCAAGGGCGAGGCGGACGCCTCCAACCGCGCCCGCGCCATGGACCTGCTCGCCAAGGTCGGCATGGCCGGCTTCGCCGATCGGCGGCCGGATCAGCTCTCCGGCGGCCAGAAGCAGCGCGTCTCCATCGCCCGGGCGCTGAACATGCAGCCGATGCTGATGCTGTTCGACGAGCCGACCTCGGCCCTCGACCCGGAGCTGGTCGGCGAGGTGCTCAAGACCATGATCGCCCTCGCCCGCGAGGGCACGACCATGCTGGTCGTCACCCATGAGCTCGGCTTCGCCCTGGAGGTCGCCGACCGCGTCGTCTTCCTCGACGCCGGCACCATCGCCGCCGATGGCCCGCCCCGCGAGGTCCTGATCCATCCGCCGACCGAGCGCATCCGCGCCTTCGTCAACCGCTTCCACGAGACCGCCGAGCTGATGAAGCCGCTGATGGGCTGA